The following proteins are encoded in a genomic region of Desulfovibrio sp. TomC:
- a CDS encoding glycosyltransferase family 4 protein, producing MRKLRVIVNAVPLATVNTGIGRYLRCLYAALERAYGDRLDIAYFDGRAVSDTPPRPPENLAGRSHLTSLLWKLPPAVGLAVRLARHWQREAAFYRAAKGFDIYHEAAFFPFRVPPGVATVFTVHDLSLLTMPERHPAERVRYFNRYFHKRLPGVARYLAVSKYTKAEMVRLLDLDPARIRVTWNAHEPEVFHPVDLPLPAGVPERYFLFVGTNDPRKNLHVIPKALAAAGLSVPLVTAGWSGWSGERMEGTPPIEMGYCDDATLAALYSKALALVYPSIYEGFGLPVLEAMACRCPVVTTRLTSLPEVAGEAGIYLDAPSDPVSMGETLARVAVDDALRETSARLGLARSALFSWDETARRTLEEFEKSLERG from the coding sequence ATGAGAAAACTGCGTGTTATCGTCAACGCCGTGCCCCTGGCCACGGTCAATACCGGCATCGGCCGCTACCTGCGCTGCCTCTACGCCGCCCTGGAGCGGGCCTACGGTGACCGGCTGGACATCGCCTATTTCGACGGCCGCGCCGTCTCGGACACCCCGCCCCGGCCGCCGGAAAATCTGGCCGGCCGCTCGCACCTGACCAGCCTCTTGTGGAAGCTCCCCCCGGCCGTCGGCTTGGCCGTGCGTCTGGCCCGCCACTGGCAGCGCGAGGCCGCCTTCTATCGGGCCGCCAAGGGCTTTGACATCTATCATGAGGCCGCCTTCTTCCCCTTTCGCGTGCCGCCTGGGGTGGCCACGGTCTTTACCGTCCACGACCTGTCGCTGCTGACCATGCCCGAGCGCCATCCGGCCGAACGGGTGCGCTACTTCAACCGCTATTTCCACAAGCGCCTGCCCGGCGTGGCCCGGTATTTGGCCGTGTCCAAGTATACCAAGGCCGAGATGGTGCGGCTGCTCGATCTCGATCCGGCCCGCATCCGGGTCACCTGGAACGCGCATGAACCGGAGGTCTTCCATCCCGTGGACCTCCCCTTGCCGGCCGGCGTGCCCGAGCGCTATTTCCTCTTTGTCGGCACCAACGACCCGCGCAAGAACCTGCACGTCATCCCCAAGGCCCTGGCTGCCGCCGGCCTGTCCGTACCGCTGGTCACGGCCGGCTGGAGCGGCTGGTCCGGCGAACGCATGGAAGGCACGCCCCCCATCGAAATGGGCTACTGCGACGACGCCACCCTGGCTGCGCTGTACTCCAAGGCCCTGGCCCTGGTGTATCCCAGTATCTACGAAGGCTTCGGCCTGCCGGTGCTGGAGGCCATGGCCTGCCGCTGTCCGGTGGTGACCACGCGGCTGACCAGCCTGCCCGAAGTGGCTGGCGAGGCCGGCATCTATCTCGACGCGCCGTCCGATCCCGTGTCCATGGGCGAAACACTCGCCCGGGTGGCCGTCGACGACGCCCTGCGGGAGACGAGCGCCCGGCTGGGACTGGCCCGCTCGGCCCTGTTCTCCTGGGACGAAACCGCCCGGCGCACGCTGGAGGAGTTCGAGAAGAGCTTGGAGAGAGGGTAG
- a CDS encoding glycosyltransferase: MSHRSLVLHDAFAFPGGGEQVAVTLARAFDADLMTGVFDQAAFAPDYFGSALPQSLDAPGRHPLAARLSATLAMCLAFEHLPRTDVPLALHSGALTLLAHGRIAGPQVLYCHTPPRILYDHRDFYLARQSPLRRPAYRLLAARYRRRYETAIRAMDAVVANSQTVRRRIRQFLGLEAEVVHPPVATVAFPNLGQEPFYLSTARVDVLKRVDVVVEAFAALPDKRLVVVSGGSELARVRELAAGHANIEIRGWTEAAELRRLIGTAIATIYIPRDEDFGISPVESMAAGKPVIGVREGGLTETVVHGETGILLPPDPGPADVARAVAELGPDVALGMREACQRRAAAFDTAVFIRNMQAVAARVMAGRSQPTPEKK; encoded by the coding sequence ATGTCCCATCGTTCGCTTGTGTTGCACGACGCCTTCGCCTTTCCCGGCGGCGGCGAACAGGTCGCCGTCACCCTGGCCCGGGCCTTTGACGCCGATCTGATGACCGGGGTTTTCGACCAGGCGGCTTTTGCCCCGGACTATTTCGGCAGCGCCCTGCCGCAAAGCCTCGACGCCCCCGGCCGCCATCCCCTGGCTGCGCGACTGTCCGCGACCCTGGCCATGTGTCTGGCCTTTGAGCACCTCCCCCGGACGGACGTGCCCCTGGCTCTGCACAGCGGCGCCCTGACCCTCTTGGCCCATGGCCGCATCGCCGGGCCGCAAGTGCTCTATTGCCACACCCCGCCGCGCATTCTCTACGACCACCGCGATTTCTATCTGGCCCGCCAGTCGCCGCTGCGCCGGCCGGCCTACCGCCTCCTGGCCGCCCGCTACCGCCGCCGCTATGAAACGGCCATCCGGGCCATGGACGCGGTGGTGGCCAATTCCCAGACCGTGCGCCGCCGCATCCGGCAATTTCTCGGCCTTGAGGCCGAGGTGGTCCATCCGCCGGTGGCGACCGTCGCCTTTCCCAACCTCGGGCAGGAGCCGTTCTACCTGTCCACGGCCCGGGTGGATGTGCTCAAGCGGGTCGATGTGGTGGTTGAAGCCTTTGCCGCCCTGCCGGACAAGCGGTTGGTGGTGGTGTCGGGCGGCTCGGAATTGGCCCGGGTGCGGGAGCTCGCCGCCGGGCACGCCAATATCGAGATCCGGGGCTGGACCGAGGCGGCCGAGCTGCGCCGGCTGATCGGCACGGCCATCGCCACCATCTACATTCCGCGCGACGAGGATTTCGGCATCTCGCCGGTGGAGTCCATGGCCGCCGGCAAACCGGTCATTGGGGTGCGCGAGGGCGGGCTGACCGAGACGGTGGTGCACGGTGAAACCGGCATCCTGCTGCCGCCGGACCCCGGGCCGGCCGACGTGGCCCGGGCCGTGGCCGAACTGGGGCCGGACGTGGCCCTTGGGATGCGCGAGGCTTGCCAACGTCGGGCCGCCGCCTTTGACACAGCCGTTTTTATCCGCAACATGCAGGCCGTGGCTGCCCGGGTCATGGCGGGCCGCTCGCAGCCCACACCAGAGAAAAAATGA
- a CDS encoding HDOD domain-containing protein, protein MVKRSIGDITPGMVVGRDVSGQDGVLLAQGGVTLSEEHLRLMRAFGVRNVEIASDDDGDDEAAVRLEIARARCRDLMRPRFQALDLESPFGRAVFDLAVGRAAARALAEGLDLDTVSDVPTLTCLPPEDQLFDTSAVDPGILVSGEVELATLPEVYVRLLEALHSEKASSGELADIIGRDPSLTAKLLRLVNSPLYASRTPVDSIGRAVSMVGQKELTTLVTGLAAVSAFSDIAPGLCDMRMFWRHAAACGTYASLLAQSVPGADPNRTFVGGLLHDIGQLVILCKLPAAAGRALLLSRVEGLPASEAEIAVLGFDHAAVGRALLTNWNFPPSLIAMTADHHHPDGLPQSRDTALVHIADILATACVWPALSGPPTPAVSEAAWRSLGLPETILQTVVQAGDDRIREIESIFLSDTASPSQ, encoded by the coding sequence GTGGTCAAACGCAGTATCGGAGATATCACCCCCGGCATGGTGGTCGGCCGGGACGTCAGTGGTCAGGACGGGGTGCTTCTGGCCCAGGGCGGCGTCACCCTCTCTGAGGAACACCTGCGCCTTATGCGGGCTTTTGGCGTACGCAACGTGGAAATAGCCAGCGACGACGACGGCGACGACGAGGCCGCCGTCAGACTGGAGATCGCCCGGGCGCGCTGCCGCGACCTGATGCGGCCCCGTTTCCAGGCCCTGGACCTGGAAAGCCCCTTTGGCCGGGCCGTCTTCGACCTGGCGGTCGGGCGCGCTGCGGCCCGGGCTTTGGCCGAAGGTCTGGACCTGGACACCGTGTCCGACGTCCCGACCCTCACCTGCCTGCCGCCGGAAGACCAACTTTTCGACACCTCGGCCGTGGACCCGGGCATCCTCGTCTCCGGCGAGGTGGAACTGGCCACCCTGCCCGAGGTGTATGTACGCCTGCTTGAGGCCCTGCACTCGGAAAAGGCCTCGTCCGGCGAGTTGGCCGACATTATCGGCCGCGACCCGAGCCTGACCGCCAAGCTGCTGCGGCTCGTCAACAGTCCGCTGTACGCCTCCCGGACCCCAGTCGACTCCATTGGCCGGGCCGTGTCCATGGTCGGCCAGAAAGAACTGACCACCCTGGTCACCGGGCTGGCCGCCGTGTCCGCCTTTTCCGACATCGCCCCGGGGTTGTGCGACATGCGCATGTTCTGGCGACACGCCGCCGCCTGCGGCACCTACGCCTCGCTTCTGGCCCAATCCGTGCCCGGGGCCGACCCGAACCGGACCTTTGTGGGCGGGCTGCTCCACGACATCGGCCAACTGGTGATCCTTTGCAAACTGCCGGCTGCGGCCGGCCGGGCCCTGCTCCTCTCCCGGGTTGAGGGACTGCCGGCCAGCGAGGCCGAGATCGCCGTGCTCGGGTTTGACCATGCCGCTGTCGGCCGGGCCTTGTTGACCAACTGGAACTTCCCGCCATCCCTGATCGCCATGACCGCCGACCATCATCACCCCGATGGCCTGCCCCAGTCCCGGGACACGGCCCTGGTCCATATTGCCGACATCCTGGCCACGGCCTGCGTCTGGCCGGCCCTGTCCGGACCGCCGACCCCGGCGGTTTCCGAGGCCGCCTGGCGCAGCCTCGGCCTGCCCGAGACCATTCTCCAAACCGTGGTCCAGGCCGGCGACGACCGAATCCGGGAGATCGAGTCCATCTTTTTGAGCGACACTGCCTCTCCTTCCCAGTAA
- a CDS encoding tetratricopeptide repeat protein, with product MTTDKPRVVPRRHLFRALLGREIPTETPPATPGNDPVASRPAPHAAGDAAYALGDYPAAVAAYRESVRGDLSNVPVRARLGYALYVTGHLVQARVEFEHGLRLTDGADAFCRLGLGLTLIALGKVEKAADVLEHFTAPDLEELTALARRIAGRLRAAEMTDPTPLRLTLERSARAMAFLPETGAA from the coding sequence ATGACCACGGACAAGCCCCGCGTCGTCCCCCGTCGCCACCTCTTTCGCGCCCTGCTTGGCCGCGAAATTCCGACCGAGACGCCGCCGGCCACCCCGGGCAACGATCCCGTTGCCTCGCGCCCCGCCCCCCACGCCGCCGGCGACGCGGCCTACGCGCTTGGCGACTATCCCGCTGCCGTGGCCGCCTATCGGGAATCAGTGCGCGGCGACCTGTCCAATGTCCCGGTGCGGGCCAGACTCGGCTATGCCCTGTACGTCACCGGCCACCTTGTCCAGGCCCGGGTGGAGTTTGAGCACGGATTGCGACTCACCGACGGCGCGGATGCCTTTTGCCGTCTGGGACTCGGCCTGACCCTGATTGCCCTGGGCAAGGTTGAAAAAGCGGCTGACGTCCTGGAGCATTTTACGGCCCCGGATCTGGAGGAGTTGACCGCCCTGGCCCGGCGCATTGCCGGCCGCCTGCGCGCCGCCGAAATGACGGACCCGACGCCCCTGCGCCTGACCCTGGAGCGCTCGGCCCGGGCCATGGCCTTTTTACCGGAAACCGGCGCGGCCTGA
- a CDS encoding PAS domain S-box protein — translation MATHPFGERIRSRRLARLAEDNTFTLRRLAGRLGIQPSYLSRLERGAPPSLSEDHIQALARELGDDADALLALAGKIPGDVRRLLLDSPERLAQVRALAKPCALGPQADNTPPRFWQSYRESQRLARVGSFVRDLVANEDFWSEEFFRIFGLPPGSPTPDFDQFLALVHPEDQPAVLGVRARLAAGGEPVHYTYRFRHSDGCWRHAKAVARCEYDASGRVWRIHGTVQDVTTERQALLDLRSVAQFPEDNPHPVLRVGKDGRLAYANQASAALLNAAGLAVGESVGSLLLAEVQAALDSAAPRVFELPVAEAVLRITAVPLPAQGQVNLYGCDVTGERTAQAALEAVRRECSATNASMLQAVLDASLDAITFVSAEGRILRANSAMARAMGPPYDSDPALLVGLRRNDVFAPDTALAVERDDQAVMTQAVPLLATRPMAIVTRDGITRRLLLSRSPLHDANGNVIGFCAVGRDVTDWHDTAKALAASEARYQRLIDDAVLGVFRTTVDGRILAANPAMARMLGYDTPKELIEHIGHNVALGFEAPQRRQEIVERLADGHGLLNFDNTYVCKDGTRIIGRLHARLATDENGERVVEGFVEDITERKRVEAELVASEERLKTHLQNFPLPSFTFALEDRQLILTNANKAAEALFRGRIGASLGASAEAMFEEAPDVYLALWNAFESRRTDRRRLSLRPPGACEVGLFDMTFVFVSPDTVILHAEEITAMARMRENLHRTSEQLRSILDHVPCAIYFKDTAGHCIMINRAVEEAFGRPAAGVVGQAPGSIHEPEVAARIAEDDRRVLESGRADTFEEDVLAKGQVRRFLTTKVPLKDERGEPYAICGMSLDITDHNNLEQAIKNERDTLKAILAHVPYAALLASADGGVVFLNQYFIDLVGYTLEDIPDLAAWLPKAYPDESLRARVAADWLTVQGRNCHRIYPVRCGDGRSRWIEFKSVALGDGRMLLTLCEADPRPLPGWARQPEADA, via the coding sequence ATGGCAACCCACCCTTTTGGCGAACGGATTCGCAGCAGACGACTGGCCCGGCTGGCCGAAGACAACACCTTCACCCTGCGCCGACTGGCCGGACGCCTGGGCATCCAGCCCTCGTACCTAAGCCGGCTCGAACGCGGCGCTCCCCCGAGCCTTTCCGAGGACCACATCCAGGCCCTGGCCCGGGAACTCGGGGACGACGCCGACGCCTTGCTCGCCCTGGCCGGCAAGATTCCCGGCGACGTGCGCCGCCTGCTCCTGGATTCCCCGGAGCGGCTGGCCCAGGTGCGCGCCCTGGCCAAACCGTGTGCCCTGGGTCCCCAGGCCGACAACACCCCGCCCCGATTCTGGCAATCCTACCGGGAATCCCAGCGTTTGGCCCGGGTCGGCAGCTTCGTGCGCGATCTGGTCGCCAATGAAGACTTTTGGAGCGAGGAATTTTTCCGCATCTTCGGCCTGCCGCCGGGCAGCCCCACCCCGGACTTTGACCAATTTCTGGCCCTGGTCCATCCCGAAGACCAGCCGGCGGTCCTTGGCGTCCGGGCCAGACTGGCGGCCGGGGGCGAACCTGTCCATTACACCTACCGTTTCCGGCATAGCGACGGCTGCTGGCGCCATGCCAAGGCCGTGGCCCGGTGCGAATACGACGCTTCGGGACGCGTGTGGCGCATCCACGGCACGGTGCAGGACGTCACCACCGAGCGCCAGGCCCTGCTCGACCTGCGCTCGGTGGCCCAATTTCCCGAGGACAATCCCCACCCGGTGCTGCGCGTGGGCAAAGACGGCCGGCTGGCCTACGCCAACCAGGCCAGCGCCGCCCTGCTCAACGCGGCCGGTCTGGCCGTAGGCGAGTCCGTGGGATCGCTGCTCCTGGCCGAAGTCCAGGCCGCTCTGGACAGCGCCGCGCCCCGGGTGTTCGAGCTGCCCGTGGCCGAGGCCGTCCTTCGCATAACCGCCGTCCCCCTGCCCGCCCAAGGGCAGGTCAACCTCTACGGCTGCGACGTCACCGGCGAACGTACCGCCCAGGCCGCCCTCGAAGCGGTCCGCCGGGAATGCAGCGCCACAAATGCAAGCATGCTCCAGGCCGTTCTGGACGCCAGCCTGGATGCCATCACCTTCGTTTCCGCCGAGGGCCGTATTCTGCGGGCCAATAGCGCCATGGCCCGCGCCATGGGGCCGCCCTACGACAGCGATCCGGCCTTGCTCGTCGGTTTGCGCCGAAACGATGTCTTTGCCCCGGACACCGCCTTGGCGGTCGAACGCGACGATCAGGCCGTCATGACCCAGGCGGTGCCGCTTTTGGCCACACGGCCCATGGCCATCGTCACCCGCGACGGCATCACCCGCCGCCTGCTTCTGTCCCGCAGCCCGCTGCATGATGCGAACGGGAACGTCATCGGATTTTGCGCCGTCGGGCGCGACGTCACCGACTGGCACGACACCGCCAAGGCCCTGGCCGCCTCCGAAGCCCGCTACCAGCGCCTCATCGACGATGCCGTGCTGGGGGTTTTTCGCACGACCGTCGACGGCCGCATCCTGGCGGCCAATCCGGCCATGGCCCGGATGCTCGGCTACGACACGCCCAAGGAACTGATCGAACACATCGGCCATAATGTTGCCCTGGGATTTGAGGCCCCGCAGCGCCGGCAGGAGATTGTGGAGCGGCTGGCCGATGGCCATGGGCTGCTCAACTTCGATAATACCTACGTCTGCAAGGACGGCACCCGCATTATCGGCAGGCTCCACGCCCGCTTGGCCACTGACGAGAACGGCGAACGCGTGGTTGAAGGGTTCGTTGAAGACATCACCGAGCGCAAACGGGTCGAGGCAGAACTGGTGGCCAGCGAGGAACGCCTCAAGACCCATCTGCAAAACTTCCCCCTGCCCTCCTTCACCTTCGCCCTTGAGGACCGCCAACTCATCCTCACCAACGCCAACAAGGCGGCCGAAGCCCTGTTCCGGGGCCGCATCGGGGCCAGCCTCGGAGCTTCGGCCGAAGCCATGTTCGAAGAGGCCCCGGATGTCTATCTGGCCCTGTGGAACGCCTTCGAGAGCCGGCGCACCGACCGCCGCCGCCTGAGCCTGCGGCCGCCCGGCGCGTGCGAGGTCGGCCTGTTCGATATGACCTTTGTGTTCGTTTCGCCAGACACGGTGATCCTCCACGCCGAGGAGATTACAGCCATGGCCCGGATGCGCGAAAACCTGCATCGGACCTCGGAACAGCTGCGCTCCATCCTCGATCACGTCCCCTGCGCCATCTATTTCAAGGATACCGCCGGCCACTGCATCATGATCAACCGGGCCGTGGAAGAGGCCTTCGGCCGACCGGCGGCCGGGGTCGTCGGGCAGGCCCCCGGCTCCATCCACGAGCCGGAGGTGGCCGCCCGCATCGCCGAGGACGACCGCCGGGTACTCGAATCAGGCCGGGCCGACACGTTTGAAGAGGATGTGCTGGCCAAGGGGCAGGTCCGCCGGTTTCTCACCACCAAGGTGCCGCTCAAGGACGAACGAGGCGAACCCTATGCCATCTGCGGCATGTCGCTGGACATCACGGACCACAACAACCTGGAACAGGCCATCAAGAACGAGCGCGACACCCTGAAGGCCATCCTGGCCCATGTCCCCTATGCCGCCTTGCTTGCCTCGGCCGATGGCGGCGTGGTGTTTCTCAACCAGTATTTCATTGATCTGGTCGGCTACACTCTGGAAGATATCCCCGATCTTGCCGCCTGGTTGCCAAAGGCCTACCCGGACGAGTCCCTGCGCGCCCGGGTGGCGGCCGACTGGCTGACCGTCCAGGGCCGGAACTGCCATCGGATCTACCCCGTGCGCTGCGGCGACGGCCGGTCGCGCTGGATCGAGTTCAAGTCCGTGGCCCTGGGCGATGGTCGGATGCTGCTCACCTTATGCGAAGCCGACCCCCGGCCGCTGCCCGGCTGGGCGCGCCAGCCCGAAGCCGACGCCTGA
- a CDS encoding SGNH/GDSL hydrolase family protein produces MLHLLYVFLGLVALNVLAGLFLSRLRRGRGRSTGMGVLVAVDAVVVVLLLLEVFMAFFFVQSDGFNITMSSRQWFAHYWQPINSLGYRDVEPAPRSGNEKIVAVLGDSFVAGHGINRAEDRFANGLGQRLGAGWRVVNIAKIGWDTVDEYEALAAYPVTPDVVVLAYFVNDIYRAAEKNGHPLTFAVQFPQGRALNYLVDHFALANFAYWRLARVGNVDDAAKGFWQRLRDAYADPTVFAAHAGELDAIVNWCRERRIRLVALIIPSLSDVAGSAPMTARVAAYFAERNIETLDMTPMLIGKNPADLVVNGVDSHANVRLNAEMAEMLSRAIAPPAN; encoded by the coding sequence ATGCTGCACCTGCTGTACGTTTTCCTGGGACTGGTCGCGCTCAATGTGCTGGCCGGACTTTTTCTGTCCCGGCTGCGCCGGGGGCGGGGGCGCTCGACCGGCATGGGGGTGCTCGTGGCTGTGGACGCCGTGGTGGTGGTCCTGTTGCTGCTCGAAGTCTTCATGGCCTTTTTCTTTGTCCAATCCGACGGCTTCAATATTACCATGTCCAGTCGCCAGTGGTTTGCCCACTACTGGCAGCCAATCAATTCTCTGGGCTATCGGGACGTGGAACCGGCCCCCCGGTCGGGCAATGAAAAAATTGTGGCGGTCCTGGGTGATTCCTTTGTGGCTGGCCATGGCATCAACCGGGCCGAGGACCGTTTTGCCAATGGGCTCGGCCAGCGCCTCGGGGCGGGCTGGCGGGTGGTCAACATCGCCAAGATCGGTTGGGACACGGTGGATGAATACGAGGCCCTGGCCGCCTATCCGGTGACCCCGGACGTGGTGGTCTTGGCCTATTTCGTCAACGACATCTACCGGGCGGCCGAGAAAAACGGGCATCCCCTGACCTTTGCCGTGCAGTTTCCCCAGGGCCGGGCGCTCAACTATCTGGTCGATCATTTCGCGCTGGCCAACTTCGCCTATTGGCGGCTGGCCCGGGTGGGCAATGTGGACGACGCGGCCAAGGGATTCTGGCAGCGTCTGCGCGATGCCTATGCCGATCCCACGGTCTTTGCCGCTCATGCCGGGGAACTCGACGCCATTGTCAACTGGTGCCGGGAGCGCCGCATCCGCTTGGTGGCGCTTATTATCCCCAGCCTGTCCGACGTGGCCGGCAGCGCGCCCATGACCGCCCGGGTGGCGGCGTATTTCGCCGAGCGCAACATTGAAACCCTGGATATGACCCCGATGCTGATCGGTAAAAACCCGGCGGATCTGGTGGTCAACGGCGTGGACAGCCACGCCAATGTCCGGCTCAACGCCGAAATGGCCGAGATGCTCTCCCGGGCCATTGCCCCGCCGGCGAACTGA
- the plsY gene encoding glycerol-3-phosphate 1-O-acyltransferase PlsY, whose product MASLGFILLTYLVAAFPFGLLVALVGCGIDPRLAGSRNTGATNVSRLCGTKLGVLTLLLDLAKGLVPVLCARAMSDSPVFVSLVLVAAVVGHMFSVFLYGKGGKGVATTIGVFLGAAPVVALLAVAACVAVIWLSGYVSAGSLVLAVAVPVLCAVLGPVPLVPAAGVVAALIIYKHRDNIARLRAGQEKSWRKDRAKAAG is encoded by the coding sequence ATGGCCTCTCTTGGTTTTATCCTGTTGACCTATCTGGTGGCCGCCTTTCCTTTTGGTTTGCTCGTGGCCCTGGTGGGCTGCGGCATTGACCCCAGGCTGGCCGGCAGTCGCAACACCGGAGCCACCAACGTGTCGCGGCTGTGCGGCACCAAGCTCGGCGTCCTGACCCTGCTGCTCGATCTGGCCAAGGGACTCGTGCCGGTCCTGTGCGCCCGGGCCATGTCCGATTCGCCGGTCTTCGTCTCCCTGGTCCTGGTGGCGGCCGTGGTCGGGCACATGTTTTCGGTGTTCCTGTACGGCAAGGGCGGCAAGGGCGTGGCCACCACCATTGGCGTCTTTTTGGGCGCGGCTCCGGTCGTGGCCTTGCTGGCCGTGGCTGCCTGCGTGGCCGTCATCTGGCTGTCGGGCTACGTCTCGGCCGGTTCCCTGGTCCTGGCTGTGGCTGTGCCGGTCCTGTGCGCCGTCCTTGGCCCGGTCCCCCTGGTCCCGGCCGCCGGGGTTGTGGCGGCGCTCATTATTTACAAGCACCGCGACAACATCGCCCGGCTGCGGGCCGGCCAGGAAAAATCCTGGCGCAAGGACCGCGCCAAGGCAGCCGGCTGA
- a CDS encoding ribonuclease catalytic domain-containing protein codes for MALERYAGPGCLVEFMQGNQSQVAWVLEESSGRLRVYTLTHREEKMAASRVLPWMGPRYDGARDRSEISEILASHQARREAAAKAIEPLELWELAQGEVREESAEWFAGLVGETPDVDAVAAMGRALLGCKTHFKFHPPKFEVYSAEVVERRLTEAAAAEEREKVVVAGQTFFKELWQGWASADRKKGAALAAKLDPEAATRLADLLRRLIADADDQEVSTLWAMLRKGLPEHPFLPLILAGQWGIVSPHHNYHLDQADYDAGDSWWQPYADEIEARRQGLAALTREPEPIPFVSIDSPTTRDIDDAFFAEVLPDGNIRLCLALADPALDWEFGGPLDTAVAHRASSLYLPEGVSHMLPESLGTDLYSLRAGEVRPSLLMEWEFAADGAVNGFAMRKTFVRVAENTCYAVVEAALDRGDAPAHIVLGARLAAMLRQQRLDRGAVIIERPEPEIILTGFPDAAQVDMAVCPSYPKAQLLVSEFMILGNTAAAEYAVSHGAAMLFRTQDAQLPPEVRGVHSDPPAIQRAVRELPPTLTEPDPRPHATLAAAAYAPVTSPLRRYGDLINLAQLEWLLRTGAPRWSRGELEARLPQLSARIEAVGRVQRFRPRYWKLLFLQRTCKERTFEGVVVDSNGAFVSLSLPDMQIYVRATRDTLGDTIYIGQRYALRLGRIDPLTNELRVFGAEEIPASLPDEQLFTEAGAS; via the coding sequence ATGGCGTTGGAACGGTATGCCGGACCGGGGTGTCTGGTGGAGTTCATGCAGGGTAACCAGAGCCAGGTGGCCTGGGTGCTGGAGGAATCTTCGGGTCGGCTTCGGGTCTACACGCTCACCCACCGCGAGGAGAAGATGGCGGCCTCGCGGGTGTTGCCGTGGATGGGGCCGCGCTATGACGGGGCCAGGGACAGAAGCGAAATTTCCGAGATCCTGGCCAGCCATCAGGCGCGGCGCGAGGCCGCGGCCAAGGCCATTGAGCCGCTGGAACTGTGGGAGTTGGCTCAGGGCGAGGTGCGCGAGGAGTCGGCCGAGTGGTTTGCCGGCCTGGTCGGCGAAACGCCGGACGTGGACGCCGTGGCGGCCATGGGCCGGGCGCTACTCGGCTGCAAGACCCATTTCAAGTTCCATCCGCCCAAGTTCGAGGTCTACTCGGCCGAGGTGGTCGAGCGCCGGCTGACCGAGGCGGCGGCGGCCGAGGAGCGCGAAAAGGTTGTCGTGGCCGGCCAGACCTTTTTCAAGGAACTCTGGCAGGGCTGGGCGTCGGCCGACCGCAAGAAAGGCGCGGCCCTGGCTGCCAAGCTCGATCCCGAAGCCGCGACCAGGCTGGCCGATCTGCTGCGCCGGCTCATTGCCGACGCCGACGACCAGGAGGTGTCCACCCTGTGGGCCATGCTGCGAAAGGGCCTGCCCGAGCATCCCTTCCTGCCGCTCATTCTGGCCGGCCAGTGGGGCATCGTCTCGCCACACCACAACTACCATCTCGATCAGGCCGACTACGATGCCGGCGACAGCTGGTGGCAGCCCTATGCCGACGAGATCGAAGCCCGACGCCAGGGGCTGGCCGCCCTGACCCGGGAGCCGGAGCCGATTCCCTTTGTCAGCATCGATTCCCCCACCACCCGGGACATTGATGATGCCTTTTTCGCCGAGGTACTGCCCGACGGCAACATCCGCCTGTGTCTGGCCCTGGCCGATCCGGCCCTGGATTGGGAGTTTGGCGGTCCGCTGGATACGGCCGTGGCCCACCGGGCCTCAAGCCTGTATCTGCCCGAGGGCGTCAGCCACATGCTGCCCGAGTCCCTTGGCACCGACCTCTACAGCCTGCGGGCCGGCGAGGTCCGGCCCTCGCTTCTGATGGAATGGGAGTTTGCCGCCGACGGCGCAGTCAACGGTTTTGCCATGCGCAAGACCTTTGTCCGGGTGGCGGAAAACACCTGCTACGCCGTGGTTGAGGCGGCCCTGGACCGGGGCGATGCGCCGGCCCATATCGTCCTGGGGGCGCGGTTGGCGGCCATGCTGCGCCAGCAGCGCCTGGATCGGGGCGCGGTCATTATCGAACGGCCCGAGCCGGAGATCATCCTGACCGGGTTTCCGGACGCCGCCCAGGTGGATATGGCCGTTTGCCCGAGCTATCCCAAGGCCCAGTTGCTGGTCAGCGAGTTTATGATCCTCGGCAACACCGCTGCCGCCGAGTACGCCGTCTCCCATGGCGCGGCCATGCTCTTCCGCACCCAGGACGCACAGTTGCCGCCGGAAGTCCGGGGCGTGCACAGCGATCCGCCGGCCATCCAGCGGGCGGTGCGCGAGCTGCCGCCGACGCTCACCGAGCCGGACCCAAGGCCCCACGCCACCCTGGCTGCGGCGGCCTATGCGCCGGTGACCTCGCCGCTTCGCCGCTACGGCGATCTGATCAATCTGGCCCAGCTCGAATGGCTGCTGCGCACCGGCGCGCCGCGCTGGAGCCGGGGGGAGCTTGAGGCCCGGCTGCCCCAGCTCTCGGCCCGCATCGAGGCCGTGGGCCGGGTCCAGCGTTTCCGGCCGCGCTACTGGAAGCTCCTGTTCCTGCAGCGCACCTGCAAGGAACGCACGTTTGAGGGCGTGGTGGTGGACAGCAACGGCGCGTTTGTCTCCCTGTCCCTGCCGGATATGCAGATCTATGTCCGGGCCACCCGGGACACGCTGGGCGATACGATTTACATCGGCCAGCGGTATGCGCTACGTTTGGGCAGGATTGATCCGCTGACCAATGAACTGCGGGTGTTTGGCGCGGAAGAAATTCCAGCCAGCCTGCCGGATGAACAGCTCTTTACGGAGGCCGGCGCGTCCTGA